From one Luteipulveratus mongoliensis genomic stretch:
- the acnA gene encoding aconitate hydratase AcnA, with translation MSPSTNSFGAQGTLSVGDQSYEIYRLNTVEGSENLPFSLKVLLENLLRTEDGANITADHIRALGGWDENAEPDIEIQFTPARVIMQDFTGVPCVVDLATMREAVVELGGDAKKINPLAPAEMVIDHSVIIDVFGRADAFERNVEIEYGRNKERYQFLRWGQTAFDDFKVVPPGTGIVHQVNIEHLARTVMVRDGRAYPDSCVGTDSHTTMVNGLGVLGWGVGGIEAEAAMLGQPVSMLIPRVVGFRLTGEIPSGATATDVVLTITQMLREHGVVGKFVEFYGDGVSAVPLANRATIGNMSPEFGSTCAIFPIDDVTLDYLRLTGRPDDQVALVEAYAKEQGLWHDASREPRFSERLELDLSTVVPSIAGPKRPQDRIEVSVAKESFRKVLPTYVSHSEGDAGAASSFPASDPTPGGSADGQNGGDKPADADPAAGRPSKKVPVKLADGREFEIDHGIVAISSITSCTNTSNPSVMLAAALLAKNAVEKGLTTKPWVKTSMAPGSKVVTDYYEKAALWPYLEKLGFHLVGYGCTTCIGNSGPLIEEVSQAIQDNDLAVTSVLSGNRNFEGRINPDVKMNYLASPPLVIAYALAGTMDFDFETDPLGTDSTGTDVYLKDIWPAPADVESTIASSINKGMFTKDYADVFAGDERWKALPTPEGDTFAWEAESTYVRKPPYFEGMQAEPSPVEDISGARVLAKLGDSVTTDHISPAGAIKSDSPAGKYLSEHGVERKDFNSYGSRRGNHEIMVRGTFANIRLRNQLLDDVEGGFTRDFTQDGSPQAAIFDASANYQEAGIPLVVLGGKEYGSGSSRDWAAKGTRLLGVKAVITESFERIHRSNLIGMGVLPLQFPQGQNAESLGLDGTETFDISGITALNEGTTPKTVHVTATKTDGAEVEFDAVVRIDTPGEADYFRNDGILQYVLRSLVAQK, from the coding sequence GTGAGTCCCAGCACCAACAGCTTCGGTGCACAAGGCACCCTCTCCGTGGGTGACCAGTCGTACGAGATCTACCGTCTCAACACGGTCGAGGGCAGCGAGAACCTCCCGTTCAGCCTGAAGGTGCTGCTGGAGAACCTGCTCCGGACCGAGGACGGCGCCAACATCACCGCCGACCACATCCGGGCCCTCGGTGGCTGGGACGAGAACGCCGAGCCCGACATCGAGATCCAGTTCACGCCGGCGCGCGTGATCATGCAGGACTTCACCGGCGTCCCGTGTGTCGTCGACCTGGCCACCATGCGTGAGGCCGTCGTCGAGCTCGGTGGTGACGCCAAGAAGATCAACCCGCTCGCGCCAGCCGAGATGGTCATCGACCACTCCGTCATCATCGACGTCTTCGGGCGCGCGGACGCCTTCGAGCGCAACGTCGAGATCGAGTACGGCCGCAACAAGGAGCGCTACCAGTTCCTGCGCTGGGGTCAGACCGCGTTCGACGACTTCAAGGTCGTGCCCCCGGGCACCGGCATCGTCCACCAGGTCAACATCGAGCACCTGGCCCGCACGGTCATGGTCCGCGACGGCCGCGCCTACCCCGACTCCTGCGTCGGCACCGACAGCCACACCACGATGGTCAACGGCCTCGGAGTGCTGGGCTGGGGCGTCGGCGGCATCGAGGCCGAGGCGGCCATGCTGGGCCAGCCCGTCTCGATGCTCATCCCGCGCGTGGTCGGCTTCCGGCTGACCGGCGAGATCCCTTCGGGCGCAACGGCAACCGACGTCGTCCTCACCATCACGCAGATGCTGCGTGAGCACGGTGTGGTCGGCAAGTTCGTTGAGTTCTATGGCGACGGTGTCAGCGCTGTGCCGTTGGCCAACCGCGCCACGATCGGCAACATGAGCCCGGAGTTCGGCTCGACCTGTGCGATCTTCCCGATCGACGACGTCACTCTGGACTACCTGCGCCTGACCGGTCGCCCGGACGACCAGGTCGCCCTGGTCGAGGCGTACGCCAAGGAGCAGGGCCTGTGGCACGACGCCTCGCGTGAGCCCCGGTTCAGTGAGCGCCTCGAGCTCGACCTGTCGACGGTCGTGCCCTCGATCGCCGGCCCGAAGCGTCCGCAGGACCGCATCGAGGTCTCGGTGGCCAAGGAGTCCTTCCGCAAGGTGCTGCCGACCTACGTCTCCCATTCCGAGGGTGACGCCGGCGCGGCGAGCAGCTTCCCGGCCAGCGACCCGACTCCGGGCGGTAGCGCCGACGGCCAGAACGGCGGCGACAAGCCGGCCGACGCCGATCCCGCCGCCGGCCGTCCCAGCAAGAAGGTGCCGGTCAAGCTGGCTGACGGGCGTGAGTTCGAGATCGACCACGGCATCGTCGCGATCAGCTCGATCACCAGCTGCACCAACACGTCCAACCCGTCGGTGATGCTCGCTGCGGCGCTGCTGGCCAAGAACGCCGTCGAGAAGGGCCTGACCACCAAGCCGTGGGTCAAGACCTCCATGGCCCCGGGCTCCAAGGTCGTCACCGACTACTACGAGAAGGCCGCGCTGTGGCCCTACCTCGAGAAGCTCGGCTTCCACCTCGTCGGCTACGGCTGCACGACCTGCATCGGCAACTCCGGTCCGCTGATCGAAGAGGTCTCGCAGGCCATCCAGGACAACGACCTCGCGGTCACCTCGGTGCTCTCGGGCAACCGCAACTTCGAGGGCCGGATCAACCCGGACGTCAAGATGAACTACCTGGCGTCGCCGCCGCTGGTCATCGCGTACGCCCTCGCCGGCACCATGGACTTCGACTTCGAGACCGATCCGTTGGGTACGGACAGCACAGGGACCGACGTCTACTTGAAGGACATCTGGCCGGCTCCGGCGGACGTCGAGTCGACCATCGCAAGCTCGATCAACAAGGGCATGTTCACCAAGGACTACGCCGACGTGTTCGCCGGTGACGAGCGCTGGAAGGCACTGCCGACTCCCGAGGGCGACACCTTCGCGTGGGAGGCCGAGTCGACCTACGTCCGAAAGCCCCCGTACTTCGAGGGTATGCAGGCCGAGCCGTCACCGGTGGAGGACATCAGCGGCGCGCGCGTGCTCGCCAAGCTGGGTGACTCGGTCACGACCGACCACATCAGCCCGGCCGGTGCGATCAAGTCCGACAGCCCGGCAGGCAAGTACCTGTCGGAGCACGGCGTCGAGCGCAAGGACTTCAACTCCTACGGCTCGCGCCGCGGCAACCACGAGATCATGGTGCGCGGCACGTTCGCCAACATCCGGCTGCGCAACCAGCTGCTGGACGACGTCGAGGGCGGCTTCACCCGCGACTTCACCCAGGACGGCTCGCCCCAGGCGGCGATCTTCGACGCGTCGGCCAACTACCAGGAGGCCGGCATCCCGCTGGTCGTCCTCGGTGGCAAGGAGTACGGCTCCGGGTCCTCGCGTGACTGGGCCGCCAAGGGCACCCGCCTGCTGGGCGTCAAGGCCGTCATCACCGAGTCGTTCGAGCGCATCCACCGCTCCAACCTGATCGGTATGGGCGTCCTGCCGCTGCAGTTCCCGCAGGGCCAGAACGCCGAGTCACTCGGTCTGGACGGCACTGAGACGTTCGACATCTCCGGCATCACCGCTCTGAACGAGGGCACCACGCCGAAGACCGTGCACGTCACGGCCACCAAGACCGACGGCGCGGAGGTGGAGTTCGACGCAGTCGTGCGCATCGACACGCCCGGCGAGGCGGACTACTTCCGCAACGACGGCATCCTGCAATACGTCCTGCGCTCGCTGGTCGCCCAGAAGTAG
- a CDS encoding class I SAM-dependent RNA methyltransferase, producing the protein MTKDRRRRGKPRTPPRPRPRGRVPQGESRVGERMTVDVEGVAHGGHCVARHEGQVLFVRHALPGEQVVVEVTSGTTGSTFLRADAVEVLRASPERREPPCPYAGPGQCGGCDWQHTSVEFSRELKARVVREQLQRLARLDVPVEVEPVPGDQDGLRWRTRVELAVGGAGRAGMRKHRSHDVMPVDDCLIAVQEIADSGVLQRSWPAGTSGVDVARSSTGELAVVPLPVSGDVPTLTELVTIDGREACLEVSARGFWQVHPGAAETFADTVLEALDLREGEHVLDLYCGVGLFAEAVAEVVGESGRVLGVEGDRTGAAEGVHNLRHRPNAAIEEGDVLARLSDDTIARTLGGRVDAVVLDPPRTGAGREVMQQVLGQDPRVVVYVACDPAALARDVAYAAESGYGLVGLRAFDAFPMTHHVECVAILEPDAAG; encoded by the coding sequence ATGACCAAGGACCGCCGCCGGCGCGGCAAGCCCCGTACGCCTCCGCGTCCTCGTCCTCGCGGACGCGTCCCGCAGGGGGAGTCCCGGGTCGGCGAGCGGATGACCGTGGATGTCGAGGGCGTCGCCCATGGCGGGCACTGCGTCGCGCGTCACGAGGGTCAGGTCCTGTTCGTCCGCCACGCCCTGCCTGGCGAGCAGGTCGTCGTCGAGGTGACCTCGGGTACGACTGGTTCGACCTTCCTGCGCGCGGACGCGGTCGAGGTGCTGCGCGCCTCACCGGAGCGGCGTGAGCCGCCGTGCCCGTACGCCGGGCCTGGCCAGTGCGGCGGGTGCGACTGGCAGCACACCTCGGTGGAGTTCAGCCGCGAGCTCAAGGCTCGTGTGGTGCGCGAGCAGCTGCAGCGACTCGCTCGCCTCGATGTCCCGGTCGAGGTCGAGCCCGTCCCCGGAGACCAGGACGGGCTGCGGTGGCGTACCCGCGTCGAGCTCGCTGTCGGTGGTGCGGGGCGCGCAGGGATGCGCAAGCACCGCTCGCACGACGTCATGCCCGTCGACGACTGCCTCATCGCGGTCCAGGAGATCGCCGATTCCGGTGTGCTGCAACGCAGCTGGCCGGCTGGCACGTCGGGCGTCGACGTCGCGCGGAGCTCGACCGGCGAGCTTGCCGTCGTGCCGCTGCCGGTCTCTGGCGACGTACCGACCTTGACCGAGCTGGTCACCATCGACGGACGCGAGGCCTGTCTCGAAGTCAGCGCGCGGGGATTCTGGCAGGTGCATCCGGGCGCTGCCGAGACGTTCGCGGACACCGTCCTGGAGGCTCTCGACCTGCGTGAGGGCGAGCACGTGCTCGACCTCTACTGCGGTGTCGGACTCTTCGCGGAGGCCGTGGCCGAGGTGGTCGGTGAGTCCGGTCGGGTCCTCGGAGTCGAGGGCGACCGCACCGGGGCGGCCGAAGGCGTACACAACCTGCGGCACCGACCGAACGCGGCGATCGAGGAGGGCGACGTGCTGGCCCGCTTGTCCGACGACACCATCGCGCGGACGCTCGGGGGCCGGGTCGACGCGGTCGTGCTGGACCCACCACGCACCGGTGCCGGCCGCGAGGTCATGCAGCAGGTACTCGGTCAGGATCCGAGAGTCGTGGTCTACGTCGCATGCGATCCGGCGGCGCTGGCTCGCGACGTCGCCTACGCCGCCGAGTCGGGCTACGGGCTGGTCGGCCTGCGCGCCTTTGACGCCTTCCCGATGACGCACCATGTTGAGTGTGTGGCCATCCTCGAGCCTGATGCTGCAGGTTAG
- a CDS encoding APC family permease, whose amino-acid sequence MTGRIIKRLLLGRAMPSDKLGETLLPKKLALPIFASDALSSVAYAPDEIFITLGMAGGALALTHSWQIALAVVCVMGVVVASYRQNVRAYPSGGGDYEVATTNLGPKAGLTVASALLVDYTLTVAVSVSSGVQNAGAALHFIRGHEAIVAVAVVALLTAMNLRGVRESGALFSLPVYLFMLGILALGVVGFIRKMTGNLPMAESSKFDLVPQDNMDSLSSIALLFLLLRAFSSGCAALTGVEAISNGVPAFQKPKSRNAATTLLLMGAIAVVMLISIITLARWTGIQMVDPEHPNQLLQNGVPVGDGYEEDTVLGQLAHSVFHGFSPGIVYISIVAALILVLAANTAFNGFPVLASILAKDGFLPRQLHTRGDRLAYSNGILILAGAAIFLIVAYDAETTRLIQLYIVGVFVSFTLSQIGMIRHWNRHLLTEDDPAERRRMRRSRIINGVGAVMSGTVLVVVLLTKFMRGAGLAIAGMCVLFVIMLAISRHYKRVREELAIDDDLDESILPSRVHAVVLVSKIHKPTLRALSYARATRPSVLEAITVDVDTEETQALVAEWERREIPVTLKTLSSPYREITRPVVSYIKSIRRDSPRDVVMVYIPEYVLGRWYEQVLHNQSALRLKGRLLFTPGVMVASVPWQLRSSQGAEDKYDGPSVGSVRRGGG is encoded by the coding sequence ATGACCGGTCGGATCATCAAGCGGTTGCTCCTCGGTCGCGCCATGCCCAGCGACAAGCTGGGGGAGACCTTGCTCCCCAAGAAGCTCGCGCTGCCGATCTTCGCCAGCGACGCACTCTCCTCCGTGGCGTACGCACCGGACGAGATCTTCATCACGCTCGGCATGGCAGGCGGGGCCCTGGCGCTCACTCACTCGTGGCAGATCGCCCTCGCGGTCGTCTGCGTCATGGGTGTGGTGGTCGCCTCCTACCGCCAGAACGTGCGCGCCTATCCGTCCGGCGGCGGTGACTACGAGGTCGCGACGACCAACCTCGGCCCGAAGGCCGGCCTGACGGTCGCGAGCGCACTGCTGGTCGACTACACGCTGACGGTCGCGGTGTCGGTGTCCTCGGGCGTGCAGAACGCCGGTGCAGCGCTGCACTTCATCCGTGGGCACGAAGCGATCGTCGCGGTCGCCGTCGTGGCGCTGCTGACCGCGATGAACCTGCGCGGCGTCCGGGAGTCCGGAGCGTTGTTCTCGCTGCCGGTCTACCTGTTCATGCTCGGCATCCTGGCGCTCGGAGTGGTCGGGTTCATCCGCAAGATGACCGGCAACCTGCCGATGGCCGAGAGCTCGAAGTTCGATCTCGTCCCGCAGGACAACATGGACTCCTTGAGCTCGATCGCGCTGCTGTTCCTGTTGCTGCGCGCGTTCTCCAGTGGCTGCGCGGCGCTGACCGGTGTGGAGGCGATCTCCAACGGCGTCCCGGCCTTCCAGAAGCCCAAGAGTCGCAACGCGGCAACCACGCTGCTGCTCATGGGCGCGATCGCCGTCGTGATGCTGATCTCGATCATCACGCTCGCCCGCTGGACCGGCATCCAGATGGTGGACCCCGAGCACCCCAACCAGCTGCTGCAGAACGGCGTCCCGGTGGGCGACGGCTACGAGGAGGACACCGTCCTTGGCCAGCTGGCCCACTCGGTCTTCCACGGCTTCTCGCCGGGCATCGTCTACATCTCGATCGTGGCGGCGCTGATCCTGGTGCTCGCCGCCAACACCGCGTTCAACGGCTTCCCGGTGCTCGCCTCGATCCTGGCCAAGGACGGCTTCCTGCCGCGTCAGCTGCACACCCGCGGTGACCGGCTGGCGTACTCCAACGGCATCCTGATCCTGGCCGGTGCCGCCATCTTCCTGATCGTCGCGTACGACGCCGAGACCACCCGACTGATCCAGCTCTACATCGTCGGGGTGTTCGTCTCCTTCACGCTGAGCCAGATCGGCATGATCCGCCACTGGAACCGGCACCTGCTCACCGAGGACGACCCGGCCGAGCGTCGGCGGATGCGCCGCTCGCGCATCATCAACGGCGTCGGGGCGGTGATGTCCGGCACGGTGCTCGTCGTCGTGCTGCTCACCAAGTTCATGAGGGGAGCGGGTCTGGCGATCGCCGGCATGTGCGTGCTGTTCGTGATCATGCTGGCCATCAGCCGCCACTACAAGCGCGTGCGCGAGGAGCTGGCGATCGACGACGACCTCGATGAGAGCATCCTGCCGTCGCGGGTGCATGCGGTCGTCCTGGTCTCCAAGATCCACAAGCCGACCCTGCGTGCGCTGTCCTACGCGCGGGCCACTCGGCCGTCGGTCCTCGAGGCGATCACCGTCGACGTGGACACCGAGGAGACGCAGGCCCTGGTGGCCGAGTGGGAGCGCCGTGAGATCCCGGTGACGCTCAAGACGCTGTCGAGCCCCTACCGCGAGATCACCCGCCCGGTCGTGAGCTACATCAAGTCGATCCGTCGGGACAGCCCGCGCGACGTGGTGATGGTCTACATCCCCGAATACGTCCTGGGCCGCTGGTACGAACAGGTGCTGCACAACCAGTCGGCGCTGCGCCTCAAGGGCCGCTTGCTGTTCACTCCAGGTGTGATGGTTGCGAGTGTGCCGTGGCAGCTGCGTTCCTCGCAGGGCGCTGAGGACAAGTACGACGGCCCCTCCGTGGGCTCGGTACGCCGAGGTGGCGGATGA
- a CDS encoding potassium channel family protein, which translates to MHFVIMGCGRVGSTLALSLESHGHSVAVIDRDESAFRRLGSGFEGRRVLGIGFDRQTLSQAGIDEAYAFAAVSSGDNSNILAARVARETFDVEHVVARIYDPGRAEIYQRLGIPTVATVRWTSDQVLRRLLPQGAVPVHTDPSGKVVIAEIPVHVSWIGQRLREVAAESGTTIAYITRLGDGLIPESDTVYQEGDLVHFVTAVERLDEVQSVLSAPPAAD; encoded by the coding sequence GTGCACTTCGTGATCATGGGCTGCGGCCGCGTCGGGTCCACGCTGGCGCTCAGTCTGGAGAGTCACGGCCACTCCGTGGCCGTCATCGACCGGGACGAGTCGGCCTTCCGGCGGCTGGGCAGTGGGTTCGAGGGGCGCAGGGTTCTCGGCATCGGATTCGACCGCCAGACCCTGTCGCAGGCGGGCATCGACGAGGCGTACGCCTTCGCCGCCGTCAGCAGCGGCGACAACTCCAACATCCTGGCCGCTCGGGTGGCTCGCGAGACCTTCGACGTCGAGCACGTCGTCGCGCGCATCTACGACCCGGGACGGGCCGAGATCTACCAGCGCCTCGGCATCCCCACCGTCGCGACGGTCCGCTGGACCTCCGACCAGGTGCTGCGCCGGCTGCTTCCACAGGGCGCCGTCCCCGTGCACACCGATCCCAGCGGCAAGGTCGTCATCGCCGAGATTCCGGTTCACGTGAGCTGGATCGGGCAGCGGCTGCGCGAGGTCGCCGCGGAGTCCGGCACGACCATCGCCTACATCACCCGGTTGGGCGACGGCCTGATCCCCGAGTCCGACACCGTCTACCAGGAGGGCGATCTCGTCCACTTCGTGACCGCGGTGGAGCGGCTCGATGAGGTCCAGTCCGTCCTGTCCGCGCCGCCCGCGGCCGACTGA
- a CDS encoding potassium channel family protein gives MRVVVVGAGSVGRSIARELIYNKHQVLLIDKYAEEGRTRSVPEASWLLADACEITTLHEAGLSEADVVVCATGDDKVNLVVSLLAKTEFGVARTVARVSNPKNEWMFDEAWGVDVAVSTPRLMTALVEEAVSIGDLVRLFEFQQGKATMVEVTLPSTSPYVGRRVADLNLPPECVLVGIIREEKPIAPSNDDAIEALDELLFLATPAAEMELATALTGRDPDEIRIRHEE, from the coding sequence ATGCGCGTGGTCGTCGTCGGCGCCGGGAGCGTGGGTCGCTCCATCGCTCGAGAGCTCATCTACAACAAGCACCAGGTCCTGCTCATCGACAAGTACGCCGAGGAGGGTCGCACCCGTTCGGTGCCCGAGGCCTCATGGCTGCTCGCCGATGCGTGCGAGATCACCACCCTGCACGAGGCCGGCCTGTCCGAGGCGGACGTCGTGGTCTGTGCCACAGGTGACGACAAGGTCAACCTGGTCGTCTCACTGCTCGCCAAGACCGAGTTCGGCGTGGCCAGGACTGTGGCGCGTGTGAGCAACCCCAAGAACGAGTGGATGTTCGACGAGGCGTGGGGCGTCGATGTCGCGGTCTCGACACCACGACTCATGACAGCGCTCGTCGAGGAGGCCGTCAGCATCGGCGACCTCGTGCGACTGTTCGAGTTCCAGCAGGGCAAGGCCACGATGGTCGAGGTGACGCTCCCCTCGACCAGTCCCTACGTCGGCCGCCGGGTCGCCGACCTGAACCTGCCGCCGGAGTGTGTGCTCGTCGGGATCATCCGCGAGGAGAAGCCCATCGCGCCGAGCAACGATGACGCCATCGAAGCGCTGGACGAGCTGCTCTTCCTGGCAACGCCCGCTGCAGAGATGGAGCTGGCTACCGCGCTGACCGGTCGCGACCCGGACGAGATCCGAATCCGCCACGAAGAGTAG